A window of Mucilaginibacter paludis DSM 18603 contains these coding sequences:
- a CDS encoding chorismate mutase has translation LLAKTGRVSVLRAGIWKPRTRPGEFEGIGSIGLEWLKRAKAETGLPTAVEVATAKHVEEALKGGVDVLWIGARSTANPFTVQEIADALRGVDVPVIVKNPVNPDLSLWIGALERVNNAGITKLAAIHRGFSSHEKTAFRNEPMWDLAISLKTHAPDLPIICDPSHICGNRELIPYIAQKALDLDMQGLIIESHIDPSVAWTDAKQQLTPSALDEIMSRLEIRKPGAGTAEVKDKLAILRNDIDKIDDLVIQKIAERMQIVEKIGNYKKDNGITILQVNRWDEILQKRTAYGAALKLSKEFTEKLLELLHSESIRKQTEIMNKDGISGSEQEHLTHA, from the coding sequence TTTATTGGCAAAAACAGGCCGCGTATCGGTTTTGCGTGCGGGCATCTGGAAACCGCGTACCCGTCCGGGAGAGTTTGAAGGTATTGGCAGCATTGGCCTGGAATGGTTGAAACGCGCTAAAGCCGAAACTGGCCTGCCAACCGCGGTTGAAGTAGCCACAGCCAAACACGTAGAAGAAGCCTTGAAAGGCGGAGTTGATGTTTTATGGATAGGTGCCCGCTCAACAGCTAACCCTTTTACCGTGCAGGAAATTGCCGATGCTTTAAGAGGTGTTGATGTACCTGTAATTGTAAAAAACCCGGTAAATCCTGATCTGTCGTTATGGATAGGCGCTTTGGAGCGTGTTAACAATGCCGGCATTACCAAACTGGCTGCTATACACCGGGGCTTTTCATCACACGAGAAAACAGCTTTCCGCAACGAGCCAATGTGGGATCTGGCCATCAGCCTGAAGACACATGCACCCGATCTGCCTATCATTTGCGATCCGAGCCATATTTGCGGTAACCGCGAGCTAATCCCTTACATCGCCCAAAAAGCGCTCGATCTGGATATGCAGGGTTTGATCATCGAATCGCATATCGATCCGTCTGTAGCCTGGACTGATGCCAAGCAACAGTTAACACCTTCGGCATTAGACGAGATCATGAGCCGTTTGGAAATCAGGAAGCCAGGAGCCGGTACAGCCGAGGTTAAAGATAAATTAGCTATTCTGCGTAACGACATCGATAAAATTGATGACTTGGTGATCCAGAAAATAGCTGAAAGAATGCAGATAGTTGAAAAAATTGGCAACTACAAAAAAGATAACGGTATCACCATTTTACAGGTTAACCGTTGGGACGAGATATTGCAAAAGCGTACCGCTTACGGAGCTGCTTTAAAGTTGAGCAAAGAGTTTACCGAAAAATTATTAGAATTGCTGCACAGCGAATCTATCCGTAAACAAACCGAGATCATGAATAAGGATGGTATCTCCGGATCTGAGCAGGAACACTTAACCCACGCCTAA
- a CDS encoding IS3 family transposase, with translation KIYLSPIIDMFDGEVISYSISKSPNMQMIDEMLYEAFDKVKDIRGLIFHSDQGWQYQHYGYRKALEKHGIIQSMSRKGNCLDNALAESFFGILKTELLYKQSFETAEEFITSLKEYIHYYNNERIKNRLNGKSPVEYRALVQKT, from the coding sequence AGAAGATCTATTTATCTCCTATAATTGACATGTTCGACGGGGAAGTCATTTCTTATAGTATTTCAAAATCTCCAAATATGCAGATGATAGATGAAATGTTATATGAGGCTTTTGATAAAGTGAAAGATATAAGGGGACTTATTTTTCACTCTGACCAAGGGTGGCAATATCAACATTATGGATATAGAAAGGCTTTGGAAAAACATGGAATTATTCAAAGCATGTCCAGAAAGGGAAACTGCTTGGATAATGCCTTGGCCGAAAGCTTCTTTGGGATCTTAAAGACAGAATTACTGTACAAACAGAGCTTTGAAACTGCGGAAGAATTTATAACTTCGTTAAAAGAATACATTCATTACTATAACAATGAAAGAATAAAAAACAGGTTAAATGGAAAGAGCCCGGTGGAATACCGAGCTCTCGTACAAAAAACTTAA
- a CDS encoding thioredoxin family protein translates to MKSKAKLLSIVLLLIAVQVTTVNSYAQTKAASKTPTGILFIEDQWQLALKQAAAQHKYIFVDAYATWCGPCKMLKATTFKNDKVAAFYNKNFINVAMDMEKGIGPQLAKEWQMQAYPTLIIFNSKGQPVLGTVGFMPADKLLQFGQQALAKKI, encoded by the coding sequence ATGAAGAGCAAAGCCAAATTATTGTCCATCGTCCTATTATTGATAGCCGTTCAAGTTACAACCGTTAACAGCTATGCACAAACCAAAGCTGCCTCTAAAACGCCAACCGGAATCCTTTTTATAGAAGACCAATGGCAGTTAGCTTTAAAACAAGCCGCCGCCCAGCATAAATACATCTTTGTAGATGCCTATGCCACCTGGTGCGGGCCTTGTAAAATGCTTAAAGCCACCACTTTTAAAAACGATAAAGTAGCCGCTTTTTATAATAAAAACTTTATTAACGTGGCGATGGATATGGAAAAAGGCATTGGCCCGCAACTGGCTAAAGAATGGCAGATGCAAGCCTACCCTACTTTAATTATATTTAACTCGAAGGGGCAGCCCGTATTGGGCACGGTTGGTTTTATGCCGGCAGATAAGCTATTGCAATTTGGGCAGCAAGCTTTGGCTAAGAAGATTTAA
- the dnaN gene encoding DNA polymerase III subunit beta yields the protein MRFIVSTSTLLKQLQAVSGALSSSTVLPILENFLFEIKDSNLTISATDLQTSMTTSLSVEAKENGRVAIPSRILLDTLKSLPEQPIAFSVDDKTFAIEINAGDGKYKLSGENGDDFPKIPVVENASSVNLPASVLAEAINKTIFAVSNDELRPAMTGVFCQLSTTSLTFVATDAHKLVRYRRKDAKAAGTTSFILPKKALNLLKSSLPSDETSVAVEYNNTSAFFKFGNINLVCRLIDERYPDYEAVIPQTNPNKLLIDRQAFLGSLSRVAIYANKTTHQVRLKINGSELNISSEDIDFANEAHERLTCQYEGDDMEIGFNARFLIEMLKNLGSAEVSLEMSTPNRAGLLLPQGGDENEDVLMLVMPVMLNSYA from the coding sequence ATGAGATTTATTGTTTCGACATCAACCTTGCTCAAACAATTACAGGCCGTTAGCGGCGCTTTGAGCAGCAGTACCGTATTGCCCATATTGGAAAACTTTTTATTCGAGATCAAAGATAGCAACCTAACCATCTCGGCTACTGACCTGCAAACCAGTATGACTACCTCTTTATCTGTCGAAGCCAAGGAGAACGGGCGTGTGGCTATTCCGTCGCGTATTTTGTTGGATACTTTGAAATCATTGCCCGAGCAGCCCATCGCTTTTTCGGTAGATGATAAAACATTTGCTATAGAAATTAACGCAGGTGACGGTAAGTACAAGCTAAGCGGCGAGAACGGCGACGATTTCCCTAAGATCCCCGTGGTAGAAAATGCTTCATCAGTAAACCTGCCTGCTTCTGTTTTAGCTGAAGCGATCAATAAAACTATTTTCGCGGTAAGTAACGATGAGTTGCGCCCCGCCATGACGGGTGTTTTTTGCCAGTTATCAACCACATCGTTAACCTTTGTGGCAACAGACGCGCACAAGCTGGTTCGTTACCGACGTAAAGACGCAAAGGCTGCTGGTACAACGTCGTTCATCCTGCCCAAGAAAGCTTTGAACCTGTTAAAATCGTCTTTACCGTCTGACGAGACAAGCGTAGCCGTTGAATATAACAACACCAGTGCGTTTTTTAAATTTGGCAATATTAACCTGGTATGCCGCTTAATTGACGAGCGTTACCCAGACTACGAAGCTGTTATACCACAAACCAATCCTAATAAATTACTGATTGATCGTCAGGCCTTTTTAGGCTCATTGAGCCGCGTGGCTATCTACGCTAATAAAACAACCCACCAAGTGCGTTTAAAAATCAATGGCAGCGAATTGAATATTTCATCAGAAGATATCGACTTTGCCAACGAAGCGCACGAGCGTTTAACCTGCCAATACGAAGGTGATGATATGGAGATCGGCTTCAACGCCCGTTTCCTGATCGAGATGCTGAAAAACCTGGGCAGTGCAGAGGTATCCTTAGAAATGTCGACACCTAACCGTGCCGGCCTGTTGTTACCGCAAGGTGGCGATGAAAACGAGGACGTGCTGATGCTGGTAATGCCGGTAATGTTGAATAGCTACGCTTAA
- the gldG gene encoding gliding motility-associated ABC transporter substrate-binding protein GldG — MVGGNRKKDLTQAALFAVAVLVIGFLSARVFTRFDFTKEKRYTLTSISRNLMDSLAKPVKITVYLQGTEMPAGFKRLQGATRDMLTDLQAYSRRTLQFEFVAPLEGMNQQEQAQAIQNLQAKGIEPTNLSVKNDNGLTQKIIFPSALVSSGDKQIPVKLLQTRMGLSYDEQLNNSIQNLEYVFASAIKKVVADGKPEIGFTEGHHELTDLQLNDAMKSLSDGFEVGRVNLKTIPLANLQKIKLLIIAKPDRPFTEDEKFKVDQYLMHGGRVLWSIDQVSAELDSLRGHGSEQLAFAKQLNLDDQLFRYGIRINYDLIMDMNCAQIPVNTGNVAGQGQLQMVPWLFYPIFVPVSKHPLVKNLDGIRSEFASTIDTLAVKGTRKTILLTTSPFNRKLSAPHLLSLQMLEEVPDPKTFQSPVKTVGVLLEGTFISDFRNRPVPDSIHEKVDVLQQSKPTKMIVLSDGDIFKNQVAGDGSPFQLGFDRYTQQSYGNKNLLLNIADYMTDDSGLIGLRTKEVQLRLLDRPRIRSEKLNWQLINNVLPVAMVLIFAIFQHYIRRRKYAR, encoded by the coding sequence ATGGTAGGCGGCAACCGGAAGAAAGATTTAACACAAGCGGCCCTTTTTGCAGTGGCTGTTTTAGTGATCGGGTTTTTATCGGCACGCGTATTTACCCGTTTTGATTTTACCAAAGAGAAGCGCTATACGCTGACAAGCATCAGCCGCAATTTAATGGATAGCCTGGCCAAACCGGTTAAAATAACGGTTTATTTGCAGGGGACTGAGATGCCCGCCGGATTTAAAAGATTACAAGGCGCTACCCGCGATATGCTCACAGACCTGCAGGCTTACTCGCGCCGCACCCTGCAATTTGAATTTGTTGCCCCTTTGGAAGGGATGAACCAGCAGGAGCAAGCCCAGGCGATACAAAATTTGCAGGCCAAGGGAATTGAGCCCACCAACCTGAGCGTAAAGAACGATAACGGGTTAACTCAAAAAATTATCTTCCCCTCGGCGCTGGTATCCTCAGGTGATAAACAGATCCCGGTTAAGTTATTGCAAACCCGCATGGGGCTCAGTTACGATGAGCAGCTTAACAACTCCATCCAAAACCTGGAGTACGTTTTTGCATCGGCCATTAAAAAGGTAGTGGCAGATGGCAAGCCCGAAATTGGTTTTACCGAAGGGCACCATGAGCTAACAGACCTGCAACTGAACGACGCCATGAAATCCCTGTCGGACGGCTTTGAGGTAGGGCGCGTTAACCTCAAAACAATCCCTTTGGCTAATCTGCAAAAAATAAAGCTGCTCATCATTGCCAAACCCGACAGGCCGTTTACCGAAGACGAAAAATTTAAGGTAGACCAATACCTTATGCATGGCGGCCGGGTTTTATGGAGTATTGACCAGGTAAGCGCCGAACTGGATAGTCTGCGTGGGCACGGTTCTGAGCAGTTGGCCTTTGCTAAACAACTCAACCTCGACGATCAGTTGTTTCGTTACGGCATCCGCATCAACTACGATTTAATTATGGACATGAACTGCGCGCAAATCCCCGTTAATACGGGTAACGTGGCAGGGCAGGGGCAATTGCAAATGGTGCCCTGGTTGTTTTATCCGATATTTGTGCCGGTATCCAAACACCCGCTGGTAAAAAACCTGGATGGCATCCGCAGCGAATTTGCCAGCACTATAGATACGCTGGCGGTTAAGGGTACCAGAAAAACAATCCTTTTAACAACATCGCCCTTTAACCGCAAGTTAAGCGCGCCGCACCTGTTATCGTTACAGATGCTGGAAGAAGTACCCGATCCTAAAACATTCCAAAGCCCGGTTAAAACGGTGGGGGTATTGCTGGAAGGCACCTTCATATCCGATTTCCGTAACAGGCCGGTGCCTGATAGCATACACGAAAAGGTTGATGTGCTGCAGCAAAGCAAGCCAACCAAAATGATTGTTTTGAGCGATGGCGATATTTTTAAAAACCAGGTGGCAGGCGATGGGTCGCCTTTTCAGTTGGGTTTCGACCGCTATACTCAGCAATCATACGGCAATAAAAACCTGCTGCTTAACATAGCCGATTACATGACGGATGATTCCGGCTTGATAGGTTTGCGTACCAAAGAGGTACAATTAAGGCTGTTGGACAGGCCCCGCATCCGTAGCGAAAAATTAAACTGGCAACTGATCAATAATGTTTTGCCTGTTGCAATGGTGTTAATATTTGCTATTTTTCAACATTATATCCGCAGACGAAAGTATGCGCGCTAA
- the gldF gene encoding gliding motility-associated ABC transporter permease subunit GldF, whose amino-acid sequence MLIILKKEISSYLSSMVAYVTIGVFLLVLGLFLWVFPESSILEYGYAGLDSLFSTAPYLFMFLIPAITMRSLAEERKEGTFELLATRPLTDWQIVLGKYFACLLLVLFALLPTLVYYYSVYQLGNPKGNIDTGAVIGSYIGLFLLGGAFVSIGLFASSVTSNQIIAFTVAVFLCFFAFSGLDSLSTLLSLQDLGLQDYGINQHYQSISRGVLDTRDLVYFLSFIAIFLMITKTIVGGRKW is encoded by the coding sequence TTGCTAATCATTTTAAAAAAAGAAATCTCCTCGTACCTGAGCTCCATGGTGGCCTACGTTACCATCGGTGTTTTTTTATTGGTACTGGGCTTGTTTTTATGGGTATTCCCCGAATCAAGTATTTTAGAATACGGTTATGCCGGTTTGGATAGCCTGTTCAGTACGGCCCCTTATCTGTTTATGTTCCTCATTCCCGCCATTACCATGCGCTCGCTGGCCGAAGAACGTAAAGAAGGCACCTTCGAGCTGCTGGCCACCCGTCCTTTAACCGACTGGCAAATTGTGCTGGGCAAATACTTCGCCTGCCTGCTGTTGGTACTGTTTGCCCTGTTGCCTACCTTGGTTTATTATTATTCGGTTTATCAGTTGGGTAACCCGAAGGGAAATATTGATACGGGTGCTGTTATAGGCTCATACATCGGTTTGTTTTTGTTGGGCGGTGCCTTTGTATCCATCGGCCTGTTTGCTTCGTCGGTTACCAGTAACCAGATTATCGCCTTTACGGTGGCTGTTTTTCTTTGTTTTTTCGCCTTCAGCGGATTAGATTCGTTGAGTACCTTACTTTCTTTACAGGATCTGGGCTTGCAGGATTATGGCATCAATCAGCATTATCAATCCATCAGCCGGGGTGTGCTGGATACGCGCGACCTGGTTTACTTTCTGAGTTTCATCGCAATATTTCTGATGATCACCAAAACCATTGTAGGAGGTAGAAAATGGTAG
- a CDS encoding ATP-binding cassette domain-containing protein produces MIVVKNLNKIYDKQKAVNSISFTAQPGKVLGFLGPNGAGKSTTMKMLTCFIPPTSGSASVYGFDVATQPLQVRQHIGYLPETNPQYLDMYVKESLGFIADIHQLHNKAKRIAEVIELTGLGPEQHKKIGQLSKGYRQRVGLAQAVIHDPEVLILDEPTSGLDPNQLVGIRQLIRELGKNKTVILSTHIMQEVEAVCDQVIIINKGEIVADDSLTGLLEKHQYKTLESIFIELTNLITTPQE; encoded by the coding sequence ATGATTGTGGTCAAAAATCTCAACAAAATTTACGATAAACAAAAGGCCGTAAACAGTATATCCTTCACGGCGCAGCCCGGCAAGGTATTAGGTTTTTTAGGCCCTAATGGCGCAGGCAAATCAACCACCATGAAAATGCTCACCTGCTTTATCCCGCCAACATCGGGCAGCGCATCGGTTTATGGCTTTGACGTGGCTACGCAGCCCTTGCAGGTAAGGCAGCACATTGGTTACCTGCCCGAAACCAACCCGCAATACCTGGATATGTATGTAAAGGAGTCGTTAGGCTTTATAGCCGATATTCATCAGCTGCACAACAAGGCCAAACGTATTGCCGAAGTGATCGAATTAACGGGCTTAGGCCCCGAGCAGCATAAAAAGATAGGGCAATTATCCAAAGGCTACCGCCAGCGGGTAGGGCTGGCCCAGGCTGTAATTCACGATCCGGAGGTGCTGATCCTGGACGAGCCCACCTCCGGATTAGATCCCAACCAGTTAGTAGGCATCCGCCAACTGATCCGCGAATTGGGCAAAAACAAAACCGTCATCCTGTCCACCCATATCATGCAGGAGGTAGAAGCCGTTTGCGACCAGGTGATCATCATCAATAAAGGCGAAATTGTAGCCGACGATTCGTTAACCGGTCTGCTCGAAAAACATCAGTATAAAACCCTCGAAAGTATTTTTATTGAACTCACCAACCTGATTACTACACCTCAGGAATAA
- a CDS encoding glycine--tRNA ligase produces the protein MSKNTDELFKNVISHAKEYGFVFQSSEIYDGLSAVYDYGQNGAELKNNIKTYWWKAMVQMHENIVGIDSAIFMHPKIWKASGHVDGFNDPMIDNKDSKKRYRADQLIEERIALYDTEGKTDLAEKLQHDMDEALKSDDLGRLREIIIEHGIKCPISGTANWTEVRQFNLMFSTQFGAMAEGSEEIYLRPETAQGIFVNFLNVQKSGRMKIPFGIAQIGKAFRNEVIARQFIIRMREFEQMEMQFFIRPGTEMEWYEYWKAARLKWHVALGTDPAKYQYHDHAKLAHYANAAVDIEYEFPFGFKEVEGIHSRTDFDLSQHQKFSNKKMQYFDPEVDPETGKPYGNYIPYVIETSIGLDRMFLLTMINAYEEEDLSTEERQDSRTVLRLPAVLAPVKAAIFPLTKKDGLPEKAREIMDKLKLEYNVQYEEKDAIGKRYRRQDAIGTPICITVDHQSLEDNTVTIRHRDSMAQERVPADDLTRILGDVVSWKNVLG, from the coding sequence ATGAGTAAAAATACCGACGAGCTATTTAAAAATGTCATCTCGCATGCCAAGGAGTATGGCTTTGTTTTTCAATCGAGTGAAATTTACGACGGACTGAGCGCCGTATACGATTACGGTCAGAATGGTGCCGAACTAAAAAACAACATCAAAACCTATTGGTGGAAAGCCATGGTGCAAATGCACGAGAACATTGTAGGTATTGACTCGGCCATATTTATGCACCCCAAGATATGGAAAGCCAGCGGCCACGTTGACGGCTTTAACGATCCGATGATTGATAACAAGGATTCGAAAAAGCGCTATCGCGCAGATCAGCTGATTGAAGAGAGAATAGCACTATACGATACCGAAGGTAAAACTGACCTTGCTGAAAAGTTACAGCATGACATGGACGAGGCGCTGAAAAGCGATGACCTGGGCCGCCTGCGCGAAATTATTATAGAACACGGCATTAAATGCCCTATATCGGGCACCGCTAACTGGACAGAAGTACGCCAGTTTAACCTGATGTTCAGCACCCAGTTTGGCGCCATGGCAGAAGGATCAGAAGAAATATACCTGCGCCCCGAAACCGCGCAAGGCATTTTTGTTAACTTTTTGAATGTTCAAAAATCCGGAAGGATGAAGATTCCTTTCGGGATAGCACAAATTGGTAAGGCTTTCCGTAACGAGGTGATAGCCCGCCAGTTTATTATCCGCATGCGCGAGTTTGAGCAAATGGAGATGCAATTTTTTATTCGCCCCGGCACCGAAATGGAATGGTATGAATATTGGAAAGCGGCCCGTTTAAAATGGCACGTTGCCCTGGGTACCGACCCTGCCAAATATCAGTATCACGACCACGCCAAGCTGGCCCACTACGCCAATGCCGCGGTTGATATTGAATACGAGTTTCCGTTTGGTTTTAAAGAGGTTGAGGGCATCCACAGCCGTACTGATTTTGATTTAAGCCAGCATCAAAAGTTTTCGAACAAAAAAATGCAATACTTCGACCCCGAGGTTGACCCTGAAACCGGCAAACCTTATGGTAATTATATTCCTTACGTAATAGAAACTTCTATCGGTTTGGACCGAATGTTTTTATTAACGATGATAAACGCTTACGAGGAAGAAGATTTAAGCACCGAAGAGCGCCAGGACAGCCGTACCGTACTGCGCTTGCCGGCTGTATTGGCCCCGGTTAAGGCGGCCATCTTCCCCTTAACCAAAAAAGACGGATTGCCTGAAAAGGCACGCGAAATAATGGATAAGCTGAAATTGGAATACAATGTACAATACGAAGAAAAAGATGCCATAGGCAAGCGCTACCGTCGCCAGGATGCCATTGGTACCCCTATTTGTATTACCGTTGACCACCAGAGCTTAGAAGATAATACCGTAACCATACGCCACCGCGACAGCATGGCGCAGGAACGCGTTCCGGCAGATGACCTCACCCGCATATTAGGCGACGTGGTAAGCTGGAAAAATGTATTGGGATAA
- a CDS encoding transmembrane-type terpene cyclase, with translation MSVFNQLMIGSGICWTLTYLLIIRRGILDLTYGMPLAALCANLSWETIYSFVQPHTMPQLVVDRIWFTFDLLILLQYLRFGPGIRRASRSFTFYLEFLLGFALTFTLILFLSDALKDRYGAYAAFGQNLMMSVLFIVMLRERRAVDGQSIYIAILKMLGTLLASVAFYTQTKTYSNSPLMQLLFVAILVYDLIYIGMLYRRLKQHHIKPFKRL, from the coding sequence ATGTCTGTCTTTAATCAACTGATGATAGGTTCCGGTATTTGCTGGACGCTGACTTACTTGCTCATCATCCGCCGCGGAATACTGGATCTTACTTACGGTATGCCTTTGGCTGCCCTCTGTGCCAATTTATCCTGGGAAACTATTTACTCGTTTGTGCAGCCGCATACTATGCCGCAACTGGTTGTGGATAGGATATGGTTCACGTTCGATTTGTTGATATTGCTGCAATACCTGCGCTTTGGCCCCGGCATCCGGCGCGCCAGCAGGTCGTTTACCTTTTACCTGGAATTTTTGTTGGGCTTTGCCCTTACCTTTACCCTCATCTTGTTTTTAAGCGATGCCCTAAAGGACAGGTATGGCGCTTACGCGGCATTTGGCCAAAATCTGATGATGTCGGTATTGTTTATCGTGATGCTGCGCGAGCGCAGAGCTGTCGATGGGCAAAGCATCTATATCGCTATTTTAAAAATGCTGGGTACTTTGCTGGCGTCGGTAGCCTTTTACACGCAAACCAAAACTTATAGCAATTCGCCCTTAATGCAATTGTTGTTTGTGGCTATTTTGGTTTATGATTTAATTTATATCGGGATGCTCTATCGCCGGTTAAAGCAACACCACATCAAGCCTTTCAAAAGGCTTTGA
- a CDS encoding OsmC family protein, giving the protein MKRTAKAHWNGTLQAGQGKISTQSTVLNDTQYSFKTRFADGVGTNPEELIAAAHAGCFTMAVGAALTQAGFTPNDLDTEAILDLDMAALSITGIHLELKASAIDGVDNETFQKIAEGAKANCIISKALNVPITLTATYAG; this is encoded by the coding sequence ATGAAACGTACCGCAAAAGCACATTGGAATGGCACACTGCAAGCCGGCCAGGGAAAAATTTCAACTCAAAGCACTGTTTTAAATGATACGCAATATTCGTTTAAAACACGCTTTGCAGATGGTGTAGGCACCAATCCCGAAGAGTTAATAGCCGCCGCGCACGCTGGTTGTTTTACCATGGCCGTTGGCGCCGCTTTAACACAGGCCGGTTTTACACCTAACGATCTGGATACCGAAGCTATTTTAGATTTGGATATGGCCGCCTTATCCATTACCGGTATCCACCTGGAATTAAAAGCTTCGGCCATTGATGGCGTAGATAACGAAACCTTTCAAAAAATTGCCGAAGGTGCAAAGGCTAACTGTATTATATCAAAGGCTTTAAATGTGCCTATTACTTTAACCGCTACCTACGCAGGGTAA
- a CDS encoding NADH:flavin oxidoreductase/NADH oxidase — translation MSHLFSPLTIRGIELKNRITVSPMCEYSSVDGFANNWHLVHLGSMAVGGAALVITEATAVSPEGRITPDDLGIWKDEHIEQLQNITGFIHQQGAIAGVQLAHAGRKASHFSPWNGNVQIPLLSGGWQAVSASDLAFADGEEKPLELDQEGVDKIKADFKEATYRAIKAGFKVIELHAAHGYLIHQFLSPLSNHRTDEYGGSFENRIRLLLEITEVVRSAWPEEFPLFVRISATDWTPGGWTADDSVQLAHRLKEQGVDLVDCSTGGNVPKAKIPVGPGYQVQFAETVKKETGILTGAVGMITDPEQADQIIRNEQADMVLLARQHLRDPHFALRAAHILGHEVKWPVQYERAKW, via the coding sequence ACCTTTTTAGTCCGTTAACCATCCGGGGCATCGAGTTAAAAAACCGGATCACGGTATCGCCCATGTGCGAATATTCAAGCGTTGATGGTTTTGCCAATAACTGGCACCTGGTTCACTTAGGCAGCATGGCGGTGGGAGGAGCGGCTCTGGTTATAACCGAAGCTACAGCAGTATCCCCGGAAGGAAGAATAACCCCCGATGATCTTGGCATCTGGAAAGATGAGCATATTGAGCAACTACAAAATATTACAGGCTTTATCCATCAGCAGGGAGCTATAGCCGGTGTGCAACTGGCACATGCCGGGCGCAAGGCCAGCCATTTTAGCCCCTGGAATGGTAATGTGCAAATACCGCTGTTAAGCGGCGGATGGCAGGCCGTATCGGCAAGTGATCTGGCTTTTGCCGATGGGGAAGAAAAGCCTTTGGAGCTTGATCAGGAAGGCGTTGATAAAATAAAGGCCGATTTTAAGGAAGCAACCTATCGTGCCATCAAAGCGGGTTTCAAAGTGATCGAACTGCATGCGGCGCACGGTTATCTGATACACCAGTTTTTATCGCCTCTGAGTAATCACCGTACCGATGAATACGGCGGGTCGTTTGAAAACAGGATTCGTTTGTTGCTTGAAATTACTGAAGTAGTAAGGAGCGCATGGCCCGAAGAGTTTCCGTTGTTTGTACGGATCTCGGCAACCGACTGGACGCCGGGTGGCTGGACTGCCGACGACTCAGTACAACTGGCTCATCGCCTTAAAGAGCAAGGTGTCGACCTGGTTGATTGCTCAACCGGCGGTAACGTGCCTAAAGCCAAAATACCGGTCGGCCCGGGTTACCAGGTGCAATTTGCCGAAACCGTAAAAAAAGAAACCGGGATATTAACTGGTGCCGTAGGCATGATAACGGACCCCGAGCAGGCCGACCAGATCATCAGAAATGAACAGGCCGACATGGTGTTACTGGCACGTCAGCACCTGCGCGACCCGCACTTTGCTTTACGCGCTGCCCATATCCTGGGCCACGAAGTGAAATGGCCCGTACAGTACGAAAGAGCTAAATGGTAA